A stretch of the Nematostella vectensis chromosome 1, jaNemVect1.1, whole genome shotgun sequence genome encodes the following:
- the LOC116601180 gene encoding protein fem-1 homolog A: MADVEEERLPFPRGSIASFNDLLRSISTLLTKDNFKAMKRFLYDIISTKIGDRYENSLNLFEALSQVRCISGDDLDLLEDMLGVTGREEIVRLVLEFKKRRNNKLGYLSFECLANISKPVEGRSVVSFILHDGLETFDRNKVFRFKGALCKALKLVRSEVSWIGKARDLENKVLYQLPFETLPLLRHCTGWKKDWLFDLGVKGVQIDDEPSIVVQDVKVQQLRLQEDPVLVSPVLRTSEAARTGDVSELRRVLDSSTCEKRSYLLSARIDGATPLITAAKNGNTAIVQCLVDEYGVNVEQEGTVKVEEDLIECCTALWMASLGGHIGVVRFLLERNAEVNHTTLTYSTALRAAAFNGHAEVVRLLLANEACVNQRNQDGNTCVMVACWNGHLGTFSLLRNAGADMDVKDNQGFGLLHCATAANNLSLLHELLVSGKDVNSKTTDGITPLMLACEKNHPDVTLLLLQHNSHVDARSDKGLTAVHFCALSNSLTSLQHLMDYRADLGIPTERGSTALMLACAKGYTSIVTALLRNMARQRLKSELSAAFTCRSDRQPTTCSVVNTANENGETCLMMACENGSVDIVRILLDEGADPNLVDKKGVTPLILACRRGHERVVPLLLKKGARVETQDEEGNCALHVCVKYYRAFGGQRKCLECLLATGPNLDIKNKEGLSPMMMAVQTKVWFGHAIEAFYERGGDLATNLKADNGDTAFHKCARSGDLLSMTFLISVDPQGPFGLNHDKDTPLRAAALEGADAMTQTLINTVPAYSHEERIDALELLGVGLLAKDIAREWDVGMVVGFWQEAMAIRKARGIPFPEPRPSLFPLEYFLEARSSVELEEFRSNPSVLTAQALQICDRLLPKYHSRLPALLGTVGERFAQIGEFCRSLNIWQYVLDIQLQNLQKSTDGVEDVMNTFRCFADAFGFVLSRSVDVLSFDVVHTVVKRALDSLRNHPAIFDLRETIMPYLLHYFVSLLSVAINDQDFAVAMDTIRSFVRLGLRNKHGSTLLHLAVSSKTGEISSLKEHLHFPNLKLCERLVECGADVDATDSDRNTPLHTLLTRGHAERDILEFLLKVGCHVDARNKAGKSAEDLARCNKVKQAIRASGIVPRLHCLAARTVLAEEIEYEGIVPRRLESFIQMH; this comes from the exons atggcggacgttGAAGAGGAAAGATTGCCATTTCCGCGAGGAAGCATAGCTTCTTTCAACGATTTACTGCGTTCTATCTCCACTCTTCTAACGAAAGACAATTTCAAAGCCATGAAACGTTTTCTTTATGATATAATTTCCACAAAAATTGGAGATCGCTACGAGAATTCGCTGAATCTTTTTGAGGCTTTGAGCCAAGTTCGATGTATCAGTGGTGACGATCTTGACTTGTTAGAGGATATGCTAGGAGTCACAGGAAGAGAAGAGATAGTTCGCCTTGTACTTGAATTCaagaaaagaagaaacaaTAAGCTGGGATATCTAAGCTTTGAATGCTTGGCGAACATTTCTAAACCTG TTGAAGGAAGATCAGTCGTATCATTTATCCTTCATGATGGCCTAGAGACATTCGACAGAAACAAAGTCTTCAGGTTCAAAGGAGCTCTCTGCAAAGCACTAAAGCTTGTAAGGTCTGAGGTATCTTGGATTGGCAAAGCCAGAGACTTAGAGAACAAAGTGCTATACCAGCTACCATTTGAGACACTACCCCTCCTTAGGCACTGTACTGGATGGAAGAAAGATTGGCTGTTCGACCTTGGGGTCAAAGGGGTGCAGATTGATGATGAGCCTTCTATTGTTGTCCAGGATGTTAAAGTTCAACAGTTGAGGCTTCAGGAAGATCCAG tGCTAGTGTCGCCTGTGTTGCGCACCAGCGAAGCTGCTCGCACGGGCGACGTCTCCGAGCTGCGACGTGTTCTGGACTCCTCAACGTGCGAAAAACGCTCGTATCTCCTCAGTGCTCGCATCGACGGCGCTACGCCTCTGATTACTGCCGCCAAGAATGGCAACACGGCGATCGTGCAGTGCCTCGTGGACGAGTACGGAGTGAACGTGGAACAGGAAGGCACGGTCAAGGTGGAGGAAGATTTGATCGAGTGCTGTACGGCTCTCTGGATGGCATCCCTTGGAGGACACATTGGGGTGGTGCGGTTCCTGCTTGAGCGAAACGCCGAGGTTAATCACACAACACTCACCTACTCGACCGCTTTGAGAGCTGCGGCGTTTAATGGGCATGCTGAAGTTGTGCGACTGCTTCTTGCGAATGAAGCGTGCGTCAACCAGCGCAACCAAGACGGGAACACGTGCGTCATGGTAGCTTGCTGGAACGGCCACCTTGGGACATTCTCTTTGCTGCGCAACGCGGGTGCCGATATGGATGTTAAGGATAACCAGGGGTTCGGCTTACTCCACTGCGCAACCGCAGCCAATAACTTGAGCTTGCTGCACGAACTGCTAGTCAGCGGAAAGGACGTCAATTCGAAGACAACAGACGGGATAACGCCGTTGATGCTCGCGTGCGAAAAGAACCACCCGGATGTGACGCTACTCTTGCTGCAGCATAACAGTCACGTGGATGCGCGCTCCGATAAAGGTCTAACCGCAGTGCATTTTTGCGCGCTGTCAAACAGCTTAACGAGTCTACAGCATCTTATGGACTACCGCGCCGACCTGGGTATCCCGACCGAGCGAGGCAGCACGGCGCTGATGCTTGCCTGCGCAAAGGGCTATACCTCAATAGTGACCGCCCTTCTCCGAAACATGGCGCGCCAGCGATTGAAGAGTGAGCTGAGCGCGGCGTTCACATGTCGCAGCGACCGTCAGCCTACAACGTGTTCGGTTGTCAACACCGCTAACGAAAACGGGGAGACTTGCTTGATGATGGCATGCGAAAACGGAAGCGTGGATATAGTTAGGATCTTGTTAGACGAGGGAGCTGACCCGAATCTGGTGGACAAAAAGGGTGTCACCCCACTGATTTTGGCCTGTAGGCGTGGTCACGAGAGGGTAGTGCCCCTTCTCTTGAAAAAGGGAGCCAGGGTAGAGACGCAAGACGAGGAAGGTAACTGCGCCCTGCACGTCTGTGTCAAGTATTACCGAGCGTTCGGTGGCCAGCGTAAGTGCTTAGAGTGCCTGCTAGCCACAGGGCCTAACCTGGATATCAAGAACAAAGAGGGCCTCAGCCCTATGATGATGGCCGTTCAAACCAAGGTTTGGTTCGGTCATGCAATTGAAGCGTTCTACGAGCGCGGTGGAGATCTAGCGACAAACTTGAAAGCTGACAATGGCGATACAGCCTTTCACAAATGCGCGCGTTCCGGTGACTTACTGTCCATGACGTTTTTAATATCAGTCGACCCACAAGGCCCATTTGGACTCAACCACGATAAGGATACACCGCTGAGAGCCGCTGCGCTTGAAGGCGCTGATGCGATGACACAAACTCTCATTAATACCGTCCCTGCGTACTCGCACGAGGAGCGAATAGACGCTCTGGAGCTCCTGGGCGTCGGGCTTCTCGCAAAGGACATAGCGCGCGAGTGGGATGTCGGCATGGTGGTAGGTTTTTGGCAGGAGGCCATGGCCATCCGAAAGGCACGAGGTATCCCCTTTCCTGAGCCACGCCCTAGCCTATTCCCCCTTGAATACTTCCTTGAGGCACGGAGCTCTGTAGAGTTGGAAGAGTTCAGGAGCAACCCTAGTGTTCTTACCGCTCAGGCGCTTCAGATCTGCGATCGGCTATTACCAAAGTATCATTCGCGTCTTCCCGCTCTGCTGGGAACCGTCGGAGAACGTTTCGCACAAATCGGAGAGTTCTGTCGCAGCTTAAATATTTGGCAGTATGTGCTTGATATTCAGCTACAGAACCTCCAGAAATCTACCGATGGTGTTGAGGATGTAATGAACACATTCCGCTGTTTTGCAGACGCGTTCGGTTTTGTGTTGAGTCGCAGCGTTGACGTGTTGTCATTCGACGTCGTCCACACGGTCGTCAAACGCGCTCTCGATAGCCTCCGCAACCACCCAGCAATCTTTGACTTGCGTGAGACTATCATGCCGTACCTCCTCCACTATTTCGTGTCTCTATTGTCCGTTGCTATTAACGACCAGGATTTTGCCGTCGCCATGGATACGATACGATCTTTCGTTCGCCTCGGTCTGCGTAATAAACACGGATCCACGCTCCTTCATTTGGCCGTCAGCTCCAAGACGGGTGAGATCAGTAGTCTAAAGGAACACCTGCATTTCCCGAACCTAAAGCTGTGCGAGCGACTCGTCGAGTGCGGAGCGGACGTTGATGCCACAGATAGTGATCGCAACACACCCTTACACACGCTTCTCACGCGCGGTCATGCGGAAAGAGACATTCTAGAATTTCTTCTGAAAGTTGGCTGCCATGTTGACGCCCGCAACAAGGCGGGAAAATCAGCCGAAGATCTCGCGCGTTGTAACAAAGTAAAGCAGGCAATTCGGGCCAGCGGGATAGTGCCCAGGCTCCATTGCCTAGCTGCGCGGACGGTTTTGGCTGAGGAGATCGAGTACGAGGGTATTGTCCCTCGTCGGTTGGAATCCTTTATTCAAATGCATTGA
- the LOC5517456 gene encoding tubulin polyglutamylase TTLL7 gives MPCSPRLDFTTHPQLDLSSTKEPESNTLTTVEESSNNRMSESEACSIEEHEDLVHERVEFRHEVQASTRKVSSKRKPIRKRRTVTANISATKYDIVRKACVHAGMVVTRDDDPSCFFIWSDSSVGAERFIELKPYQRINHFPGMGEICRKDSLARNIAKMKRAHPDEYSFAPQTWVLPAEYAAFQMYCRELKKKKRAKTFIMKPANGAMGNGISLIRNGDRIPSHEQLVIQEYIDRPFLLDGYKFDLRVYVLVTSCDPLRIFVYNDGLVRLGTECYEPPTEDNMDELFMHLTNYSINKHNENFERDENDDMGSKRSIKWLNEWLQSMDYDVNFLWRGITEVIVKTLIVAQPHVLHSYRMCRPGAATGSDSVCFELLGFDILLDRKLKPWLLEINRSPSFGTDSKLDQEVKGGALRDTLRLLNIKPSDRRRGMAAEKAESQRRLLTQPKRSEYTMSELDKKKMILNKRRNELKERLNQLRRESAREEFENINMGNFRRVYPPDDRAKNEKYTGLLADAFKLFLSGRAAALQKDGNQPFSTLREEEILDLLEQCEADENTAQPLGYRPLSKGPKPLSSMPSSKSPVTKDECLVSSASSGSSTVPLRQASTTGRPPSAQRSGPPARAPGQRIVTSSSSPPMKFNPVVDAAFLKAAVREREEELCRRTLQAFIDMRIKFPGKTDEEAEMILQNILENWKFHKPRVASYWLVKLDSIKRRKVIDIVRTNVRAILQRVWRSSDVDSLRLCRIISRVFNRLLWSHGQGLWNCFSNLGNSWETIFSKSTEVLSSTEMSCCRRVVQLCRDCLLIVYQFAADAKAAGAATGMTKDEAGANRQDYQRGPDLSSQHALSARMSRIPRTSQVRS, from the exons ATGCCGTGTTCACCGCGACTCGATTTTACAACACATCCTCAGTTGGATTTGTCGAGCACGAAAGAACCAGAATCTAATACATTAACGACTGTAGAAGAGTCTTCGAATAACAGGATGTCGGAATCAGAAGCATGCTCAATCGAGGAACACGAAGATTTGGTCCACGAGCGAGTCGAATTTCGACACGAAGTCCAAGCGTCCACGCGCAAAGTCTCGTCTAAAAGGAAACCTATTAGAAAACGAAGAACGGTCACGGCAAATATATCTGCTACAAAATACGATATTG tACGGAAGGCCTGTGTACATGCTGGGATGGTTGTGACAAGAGATGACGACCCTAGTTG CTTTTTCATTTGGAGTGATTCCTCTGTAGGAGCTGAGCGGTTTATTGAGCTTAAACCATATCAG agAATAAACCATTTTCCTGGTATGGGTGAAATTTGTAGGAAAGACAGTCTTGCAAGAAATATTGCAAA GATGAAGAGAGCACACCCTGATGAGTACAGCTTTGCCCCACAAACCTGGGTTTTGCCTGCTGA ATATGCAGCATTTCAGATGTATTGCAGAGaactgaagaagaaaaagagggCCAAGACATTCATCATGAAACCAGCCAATGGTGCAATGGGCAATGG AATTTCCCTTATCAGAAATGGAGACCGCATTCCATCACATGAACAACTTGTCATCCAAGAATACATTGACAGA CCGTTTTTGTTGGACGGTTACAAGTTCGACCTACGCGTCTACGTCTTAGTGACGTCCTGTGACCCTCTCCGTATATTTGTTTACAATGATGGATTG GTCCGCCTAGGCACAGAGTGCTACGAGCCACCGACAGAAGACAACATG GATGAGCTATTTATGCACCTGACGAACTACTCCATTAACAAACACAACGAGAACTTCGAGCGAGACGAGAATGATGATATGGGCAGTAAAAG GTCCATCAAGTGGTTAAACGAATGGCTGCAATCCATGGATTATGACGTTAACTTTTTATGGAGAGGCATAACG gAGGTGATTGTCAAGACTCTGATTGTGGCGCAGCCCCACGTGCTTCACTCGTACCGGATGTGCCGGCCTGGGGCGGCGACCGGAAGTGACAGCGTGTGCTTTGAACTACTTGGTTTCGATATTCTGCTGGACAGGAAACTGAAACCGTGGCTTTTAGAG ATAAATCGCTCGCCCAGTTTCGGGACTGACTCCAAACTCGACCAGGAGGTCAAGGGTGGAGCCTTGAGGGACACGCTTCGACTACTCAACATCAA ACCGAGCGATCGGCGTAGAGGTATGGCTGCCGAAAAAGCAGAATCACAAAGGCGTCTTCTGACGCAGCCTAAACGCAGCGAATACACAATGTCG GAACTCGATAAGAAGAAGATGATACTTAACAAAAGACGAAACGAGCTG AAAGAACGCCTTAATCAGCTGCGACGCGAGTCTGCAAGAGAAGAGTTTGAAAACATCAACATG GGTAACTTTCGCAGGGTTTATCCGCCTGACGATCGCGCTAAAAATGAGAAATACACCGGACTTCTGGCGGATGCCTTCAAGCTTTTTTTGTCAG GGCGTGCTGCTGCCTTACAAAAGGACGGAAACCAGCCCTTCAGTACTCTTCGG GAAGAAGAAATCTTGGATCTTCTAGAACAGTGCGAGGCGGACGAAAACACAGCCCAACCGCTTGGCTATCGACCACTAAGCAAAGGCCCCAAG CCCTTGTCGTCCATGCCAAGTTCCAAGTCTCCCGTCACCAAGGACGAATGTCTCGTCTCATCAGCCTCATCGGGATCATCAACAGTCCCTCTTCGCCAAGCTTCCACCACAGGACGCCCGCCATCAGCGCAGAGGTCCGGCCCACCAGCACGGGCACCAGGACAGCGGATAGTGACTTCATCATCCTCCCCACCAATGAAGTTCAATCCTGTTGTG GACGCTGCCTTTCTGAAGGCCGCTGTACGCGAACGAGAAGAGGAGCTTTGTAGAAGGACTCTACAAGCGTTCATTGACATGCGCATTAAGTTCCCAGGGAAAACGGACGAGGAGGCGGAAATGATCCTTCAAAAC aTTTTGGAAAACTGGAAGTTCCACAAACCGCGGGTCGCCTCTTATTGGCTAGTCAAGCTCGACTCAATTAAGCGACGCAAAGTTATCGACATAGTGCGTACGAACGTGCGCGCAATCCTCCAACGCGTCTGGCGTTCCTCCGATGTCGACAGCCTTCGACTTTGTCGTATTATATCGCGAGTCTTCAATCGGCTTCTTTGGAGTCACGGCCAGGGGCTCTGGAACTGTTTTTCGAATCTTGG CAACTCATGGGAGACTATATTTAGCAAAAGCACGGAAGTCTTGTCATCG ACGGAAATGAGCTGCTGTAGGCGCGTGGTGCAGCTATGTCGCGACTGTCTACTCATCGTCTATCAGTTCGCTGCTGATGCGAAAGCAGCTGGTGCCGCCACAGGGATGACAAAAGATGAGGCGGGTGCTAACAG ACAGGATTATCAAAGGGGACCTGATTTGTCGTCACAGCACGCACTATCAGCAAGAATGTCTCGCATTCCGAGGACCTCACAAGTTAGGtcttga
- the LOC5517395 gene encoding DNA-directed RNA polymerases I, II, and III subunit RPABC1 isoform X1, translating to MDDTELTYKFWRIRKTVMQMCHDRGYLVTQDELDQTLEQFKEQFGDRPSEGRPSRSDLSILVAHNDDPTDQMFVFFPEEPKVGIKTIKQYCQRMQEENISRAVIVVQLGMTPSAKQALVDMAPKYILEQFVEAELMINITEHELVPEHVLMTPDEKQELLLRYKLKEHQLPRIQSGDPVARYFGLKRGQVVKIIRPSETAGRYITYRLVV from the exons ATGGATGACACCGAGCTCACGTACAAATTCTGGAGAATCCGTAAGACAGTTATGCAG ATGTGCCATGACAGAGGGTACCTTGTGACTCAGGATGAGTTGGATCAGACATTGGAGCAGTTCAAGGAGCAGTTTGGAGACAGGCCAAG TGAAGGAAGACCATCAAGAAGTGATTTGTCAATTCTAGTTGCCCATAACGATGACCCCACAG ATCAGatgtttgtgttttttccAGAGGAGCCTAAAGTTGgaattaaaacaataaaaca GTATTGTCAGAGGATGCAAGAAGAAAATATCAGTAGAGCTGTTATTGTGGTACAATTAGGGATGACCCCTTCAGCCAAACAG GCATTAGTTGACATGGCTCCTAAGTACATTTTGGAGCAGTTTGTTGAAGCAGAATTGATGATCAACATAACAGAGCATGAG CTAGTACCAGAACATGTCCTGATGACCCCAGACGAGAAGCAAGAACTTCTGCTAAGATA TAAATTAAAGGAACACCAGTTACCCAGAATCCAGTCAGGTGACCCAGTGGCAAGGTATTTTGGTCTGAAGAGAGGACAGGTAGTAAAGATTATAAGGCCCAGTGAAACAGCGGGACGATACATTACCTATCGGCTAGTGGTCTGA
- the LOC5517395 gene encoding DNA-directed RNA polymerases I, II, and III subunit RPABC1 isoform X2 produces the protein MISQFKEQFGDRPSEGRPSRSDLSILVAHNDDPTDQMFVFFPEEPKVGIKTIKQYCQRMQEENISRAVIVVQLGMTPSAKQALVDMAPKYILEQFVEAELMINITEHELVPEHVLMTPDEKQELLLRYKLKEHQLPRIQSGDPVARYFGLKRGQVVKIIRPSETAGRYITYRLVV, from the exons ATGATATCTCAGTTCAAGGAACAGTTTGGAGACAGGCCAAG TGAAGGAAGACCATCAAGAAGTGATTTGTCAATTCTAGTTGCCCATAACGATGACCCCACAG ATCAGatgtttgtgttttttccAGAGGAGCCTAAAGTTGgaattaaaacaataaaaca GTATTGTCAGAGGATGCAAGAAGAAAATATCAGTAGAGCTGTTATTGTGGTACAATTAGGGATGACCCCTTCAGCCAAACAG GCATTAGTTGACATGGCTCCTAAGTACATTTTGGAGCAGTTTGTTGAAGCAGAATTGATGATCAACATAACAGAGCATGAG CTAGTACCAGAACATGTCCTGATGACCCCAGACGAGAAGCAAGAACTTCTGCTAAGATA TAAATTAAAGGAACACCAGTTACCCAGAATCCAGTCAGGTGACCCAGTGGCAAGGTATTTTGGTCTGAAGAGAGGACAGGTAGTAAAGATTATAAGGCCCAGTGAAACAGCGGGACGATACATTACCTATCGGCTAGTGGTCTGA